Below is a genomic region from Mesorhizobium sp. NZP2298.
CTGACATCGGGGCGCGGCAAGCGGCTGACGGCGCCTTGCAAGGCGACAATGCGGGCATGCTCGGCGGCAAGCGTGGGGTCGGCAGCGATGCGCCGTTCCACGGCCAGTGCCGCGGCCGCATCGAGTTCGCCATCTACCAGAGCGTGGATCATCAGCCTGATGCCTTCGGGATCATTGGGCAGTCCGTCGTCGTGCGTCATGACGCTCTCCCCAGTTCAGACGCCAGCAGACCGCGGGCACGCGCCAGCCTGGACATGACCGTGCCGATCGGCACGGCAAGCATGGCCGATATTTCGCGGTAGCTGAGGCCGTTGATATCGCGCAGCACCAGCGTTTCGCGAAATGGCTGTGGCAAGGCGGCGATCGCGGCCTCGAGTGCCGCCGTATCGGCCCTGGCGATCAGGCTCGCCTCCGGGCCGTCCTCGTCCGGCAGGCTGCTGCCGTGTGCCGCGGCCATGTCGTCGAGATCGCCGAGATCGCCGACGGCCATCATGGCGCGCGGCCGGTTGCGCGACATCCAGGTGTAGGAGGTGTTGCGCACGATGGTCAGCAGCCAGGCGCGGGCGTTGCCGCCGGCATAGCCTGACATGCCGGCATGTGCCTTGATGCAGGCGTCCTGCACGACATCCTCGGCGTCGGCGGCATTGCCGGTCAGCCAGCGGGCAAGCGCCAGCGCGTCGCCGAGATGCGGCAGCACCACCTCGTTGAAGCGTTGTGCCTGCGCCCTCTCGCTCAAAGCAGCACCATGATCCGATACCCCGGGAGGAACAGGCCGTGCGCTTTCAGAGAGCGACGGCGATCTTGCCCTGCCTGCGCGGGCGAAACCCGCGGAAGCAGGCAACGCCGCCTGCTGTGGTGAAAGTGAATTCATCTGTGTCACCAGTGTCAAGCGTCCTGAAGGAGGGACTGGTGACGATCTTGCTCGCCAGCACATGGTGACGGCTGACGCCGCAACCATATCCGCTGTCCTGGCAATGATGCGGCATGCCGATCTCCTCAACGCCAGCAGTGGCGTATACCGAGGAGACTTGTCGCGCCGCCGGTTTATTCCCGCCGCGTGCAAATCCGGCTGATCACAGTCGTGTGATCGGCCCGGGGCATTTCGGGATTGCCGGTCGGCCTGGTACTCAATCCGGCCAGCGCAAGACGCCGGACGAATCCTTGTGGGCGGCTTTCATCGCATCGGCGGGACGGTCCTTCGCGGTTAGTATGGCGCGCAGCCGTTCCGCGACGATCTCGGCCTCGCCGGGATGCAGATTGCAGGGGTCGAGGAAGAAATGGCCGCGCTCGATCTCGTGGTTGCGCACGATGATCGGCGGCGAGCCCGAGGCAAGCGCCGAGGTGAGCCCGGCGGCGGTAAAGCGGCTCTCCGGCGATACGAAGATCTGCAGCCGGTCGAGCGGATTGGCTGTCGGGTCGGGAATGATCTTGGCAAAGATGCCTGGGATCCCCTGCAGCGCGTCCTTCCACAGGTTGAGCGCGGCCTCCTCGCGCCGGCGGATGCCGGCGTGGTCGCGCTTCTCCCAGGCTTCCAGTGCCGCCATGGTGCCGGCGATGCTTTCCTTGCCGACCTTCATGGCCCGCGCCACGCCGCGGTTCTGCAGATAGGCTGATCGCACCAGATCCTTGCGGCCGGTGACGATGCCGCTGGTCGGCCCGCTCAGGAATTTGTGGCCGCTGTAGATGACGACGTCGGCGCCGCGCGCCAGAAAACCGCGCAGATCGTATTCGGACGCGGCATCGACGATCACCGGCACGCCCTTGGCGTGGCAGATCTCGCAGAACTCCTCCAGCGACAGCATGCCGTACTGCACGGTGTGGTGGGCGACGACGTAGAGGCCCGCAGCCGTGCGCTCATTGATCGCTTCACGCACATGATAGTCCTGCGTCACGCTGACCGTGCCGGCGGGTACCACCCTGGCGC
It encodes:
- a CDS encoding sigma-70 family RNA polymerase sigma factor yields the protein MSERAQAQRFNEVVLPHLGDALALARWLTGNAADAEDVVQDACIKAHAGMSGYAGGNARAWLLTIVRNTSYTWMSRNRPRAMMAVGDLGDLDDMAAAHGSSLPDEDGPEASLIARADTAALEAAIAALPQPFRETLVLRDINGLSYREISAMLAVPIGTVMSRLARARGLLASELGRAS
- a CDS encoding aminotransferase class V-fold PLP-dependent enzyme — protein: MKTYSDTGSNTTIRERLGLRPIINVSGTMTALGASIIVPEAISAMAEMASQWVEMDDLQRAASTVVARLTGGEAGFITACCASGITMAIAGAMTGTNLLAIERLPDDTGDLKSEVVIQLGHIVNYGAPIDQSVRVAGARVVPAGTVSVTQDYHVREAINERTAAGLYVVAHHTVQYGMLSLEEFCEICHAKGVPVIVDAASEYDLRGFLARGADVVIYSGHKFLSGPTSGIVTGRKDLVRSAYLQNRGVARAMKVGKESIAGTMAALEAWEKRDHAGIRRREEAALNLWKDALQGIPGIFAKIIPDPTANPLDRLQIFVSPESRFTAAGLTSALASGSPPIIVRNHEIERGHFFLDPCNLHPGEAEIVAERLRAILTAKDRPADAMKAAHKDSSGVLRWPD